Within Brachyhypopomus gauderio isolate BG-103 chromosome 4, BGAUD_0.2, whole genome shotgun sequence, the genomic segment CCGGCTGACTGCACTCCATTAAACACATCGCTGTCTCCATGGTGATGAGAACTCCCGTCCGGCCAATCCCAGCGCtgggcagagagaggagggagaggagaaaagagagaggaagacagagagggggagggagcaCAGGGATGAGTGACTGGAGATTTCTGTTGAGTCCCAGGGGTTCAGTAGTGACTATGGtctaaaaacaacaataaaatgcTGGAATTTATGGTGATCTGATGAGATGCCAAGCCCATTAAATACAGAGCTGGTCTAGTATGAGTCAGTGTAGAGTGGCGTATGAGAGACAAGACCAGGCACAGTAGTGCTGGCAAACGTGGATCTGAAAACAGCACCTCTGGGTTTAACTCAATGTGTCCTCCACCTCTAATGCCACCATCTTGATAAAGATACTGGAGCTCCGTTTGGATCCGTCAAAACCACAATTCACCTGCAGTGCACCACAACGGGCTCGTCTTTTCCCGCTCTTTTACTCCGGACCAGAGCCACAAAGTCCAAGAAGTCTGTCGAGTCATCGGGTACTCCATGGTCAGGCCAGGCCAGGTACTGGATCTGTGTAAGACCCCTGCTCTCTTCCGTCTGAGGTAACGAAACAAAAAACACCTTTGAGGCGCCCGTGTTTAGGTTTTAGTTTGgacgtagtgtgtgtgtgctattgaAAATGTACCTCGGTGTGCGTGAGGGTCATCTCCCGAACCAAGAATGCAGAATTTCCTTCCTCAGTTTGACAGGAAACTTGGAATCCACCGTAGGTGGCAGTTCCTGAGGGATTGGGCCAGTACTGATGACATTTCACCTGAACCAAGGAAGTATCGGTTAGAAGAGAATACGGACTCAGAAAaacaaaccaaccaaccaaccaaaaagaaaaaaaaaaacaaacaaacaatgaaTCAAAGAAGCTAAACTTCATCATACCCTGCCTCTCTCCACCTGAGTGGTGAGCATTACCACCATCGAGGAGCCCTGCTCCCAGGTCATCTCCCAGAAGTCAGTGCACGTGTTGGGTAGTGGCCCTTGGCAGGCGATATAGCGATTGATGATACTAGAAGCAGGAATTTCCATCTGAAAATTTACCAGCCAAAGACTAACTCAGAAATGCAAGTCTATGGTAATCACTATAAAGATGCACATGTatgtagaaaaatgtaaaaaaataaataacgaGCTCACATTTATGTAATTTGCATTGATATAGTCATCTGAGCCTTTCAAGATGACGCGTGTGGCATCGTCTAAACAAGAAGGTAATGGAACAGTTTAAACAGAAGAGTCACAGCCCAAGATGAATTAAAAAGGAACCTTTAAAATGTGGTGATACTCACAGGGTGAGATGTCTCTGTAGCGGTTTTTGGAAATGTTTTGAGGTAATTTGGCACATGACATTGTCATCCCAGGCCTTTTGCGGTAAAGttgctttaaagaaaaataaaaataaagtttaaatctCCCAAAGCCTAAATTAACTATATGTTTGTTCTTCTAACATATGTATGTATTTCTTTTATTCCCGGGTCTTCTCTGATAATTTGATTAAAGTACAAATCTATACATGACTCAAGGAGAGAAAAAAATATCTAAGAATGTCTGATAGTTCTGTATTAAGAGATATTTCAGAAACTGAATTTCTTTTAGGAATTTCTTTTAGATTTTAGGAAACCAGTAAGAAAATTAATAACATTATCTTTTTGTACAAAGAAATTCTGCATATTATGAGAACGAATTACAGAGCCAAGTAAGATGTGAATACAGAAATAACCCAAGTATTAGGCTAATCCATGAGTACTGACTGAATTAAGCATGATCACAGATGTTCCAAGGAAAAGACGACAAAAAATGGTTGTGAGACTCGAAGCACAAACACTGTGTGGGCGAAGCACAGACACTGTGTGGGCGAAGCACAGACACTATGTGGGCGAAGCACAGACACTATGTTTTTGAAGCACAGACACTATGTGGGTGAAGCACAGACTCTATCTGGGCGAAGCACAGACACTATGTGGGCGAAGCACAGACACTATGTGGGTGAAGCACAGACACTATGTGGGCGAAGCACAGACACTATGTGGGCGAAGCACAGACACTATGTGGGCGAAGCACAGACTCTATGTGGGTGAAGCACAGACTCTATCTGGGTGAAGCACAGACACTATGTGGGCGAAGCACAGACACTATGTGGGTGAAGCACAGACACTATGTGGGCGAAGCACAGACACTATGTGGGCGAAGCACAGACACTATGTGGGCGAAGCACAGACACTATGTGGGTGAAGCACAGACTCTATCTGGGTGAAGCACAGACACTATGTGGGCGAAGCACAGACACTATGTGGGCGAAGCACAGACACTATGTGGGTGAAGCACAGACACTATGTGGGTGAAGCACAGACACTATGTGGGCGAAGCACAGACACTATGTGGGCGAAGCACAGACACTATGTTTTTGAAGCACAGACACTATGTGGGCGAAGCACAGACACTATGTGGGCGAAGCACAGACACTATGTGGGTGAAGCACAGACACTATGTGGGTGAAGCACAGACACTATGTGGGTGAAGCACAGACACTATGTTTTTGAAGCACAGACACTATGTTTTTGAAGCACAGACACTATGTGGGTGAAGCACAGACACTATGTTTTTGAAGCACAGACACTATGTTTTTGAAGCACAGACACTATGTGGGCGAAGCACAGACTCTATCTGGGTGAAGCACAGACACTATGTGGGCGAAGCACAGACACTATGTGGGCGAAGCACAGACACTATGTGGGCGAAGCACAGACACTATGTTTTTGAAGCACAGACACTATGTGGGTGAAGCACAGACTCTATCTGGGCGAAGCACAGACACTATGTGGGCGAAGCACAGACACTATGTGGGCGAAGCACAGACACTATGTGGGCGAAGCACAGACACTATGTGGGCGAAGCACAGACATTACTCATTTGGTTCCACTTTAAGCAGCAGGTTCATTTGACCTCTCCGTCTCTTCTAATGCCCATATTAGATGATCATttaacccccacccctccacccgaCAGGGTACAGCGTGTCATATATGACATCAGAGGGGAAGTCAATCTATCTTTGATCTTCACCTCTTTGGAGATTTGCTCTGTTGTTCATGGATGTTAATTTGCCTTCGCCACATCTATTGTGTTGTGTTCATGCTACATGCTCCCCAGTTTCCTCCCAGACAACCACAGGACAATCTACTGACTCTAGAACCGTTTAAGAAACATCTCACAACTCCTGGCCCtagacacacactccctcagtgAAACTAGAAATACCTGGGAACACGAGCTGGGCTTTGACTTCAGGAACCAATGATGAGACAAAGTCATTAGCAGGACACGTTTAAGTCCATGTTTAAGTCCACATACGATTCCAGGTTCAACAGAGAGTTCACCACTAAGATTTCTGAAGCTTCTGGTTAGCTGACGTTTAGACACGCAGGCATAtgttcacacgcacacacacacacgcacgcacgcgccatgcacgcacacgcacgcacgcacacacacgcacgcacgcatacacaaagTCTGTTTGATTAAACACAGGAAGTAATAGGAAGTTCTTGTAGATATGACCACATCCTTATAAACTCCTTGACTGCTTACATGACCCTTAAGAGGTTTAAAGCTTAAAGCAACACTGTAGCACATTTCAGCCCGTTACAACACCAGTAACTCCCCATAAGATCTTGACAAATGTCAATGTCTATATTCTGGCATCTGTTACTGTAAAACTGGCATTAAAACCCCCATGTTCTTCCCTTTATGTACTATAGTGATAATGCTCTATAATGTCGTACATAGCTGCTTCCCTTTTAACGTAGTTTTACATCTTCATTCGTTAAAACGTTTTCAACCTTCTTTGTACATCAGCGTCCACGTAAAGGGCTGAGGAATTACAGCTCACACAGAAGTTCGGAACGGCTCTCCAAAACCTTCCTAAACGAAGCAGCAAACGCTTCAGACATTTTGCTCGTTATGGATGCAAACACCGCACTACGTTAACTTGTGCGCTAAATTACAAACAGGAAACCCCCTCCACTTCAGCCcaaacccccaccacctccatcccCGTCTGCTTCAGCACACAGACGTCTTGCCCCCTCGCGGAGCGGAGATCCACACTGGAGCTCTTTCAAGAGTCTGGCGTACTGCCCACACTGCTCGACCTCCCAGCATCAGACCTTCTGGCTGAACCGTCGCCCATGAAGACTCACATCAAACTGGGCCAGCAGAGCTCCACCGCTGAGACCCTCCTTGAGCTGCTGGACGGACTCGGTGCAGGCGTCCTGGTCCACCTGGGAGGGGTCCGTTGGGGATTTCGCGGGGATGTACTGGAAGTCTGGCTCCGACTCCAGCTTCTCCTCCACCACTTCATATATAGCTGCAGAGTGGAAGTTAAAACACGAGTGGGTGACTGGACTCAAAACGTGTGAAGCACACCAACAAAACCACCAAGGAACGTCCTAACAAATAAACTCCCATCATCAGAACGTTGTGTATTTAGAGAGAAAGATGCAAACAGGCAATGTAATGCATGTAGAACAACCTCATGTTCAGGCACAAGCTACCAAAACTACCATTATGAAACATATAGCTAAAATAACCATATGAAGAGAATAGATATGAATGCATACTTATTGCATTACCATAGAAGATATAGTAAATAAGAACACCTACAAATCCCTTGCACAAATCCTACAATAATCAGACACGTTTGCTCCTGGAGAACACCAGAAGCCCGACGGTGGTGGACCGATGACCCGGGCTGGGCCCTCACCGTTGGGCCTGACCAGCAGGATCAGCTCCCCCGAGTGGCTCTCGCAGCTGGCCCTGATGAACATGACCACCTGGTCGTGGGTGTGCTCCGAAATGTCTCGGCCGTTTATCAGCACCACCTGGTCACCCTCGTTGAGGCGGGGCACGCACATGTCGGCCTGGGGAGACGGAGGGCGCGGTGAGGTCGCGGGGCGGAAACACGCTGCGCCAAAATCGAACGAGACGAGCAAGAGCGTGGGCCTTCGCACACCACAGCCTGGTGTGGCAAACCCAGAAGGTTCTTGGAGGGTTTGAATGAGCAGATCGTGAACATGTCTACAGACCAACTCACTGTCCAGGGTTTTATGTCCATTACAAAGATCACGTTCCTGAGACAAAAGAAACGATTATGGCCTTTCCTAGTAACGACGCCTTTAACAGCGAACCTTATATTCATGGAGCAGCTGTTGAAACGGTTCATCTAAGAACTGTTCTTGACAATAATCTTAAGTGAGAAGGCAGAAGCAGAATCTTTTAAGGAACTGAAGGTTACACATTCAGAACTCTGACTAATACTTACCGACGTGCCCGGGGCCACCCGAGACACAATAATGGGCATCTTCTGGTCAGAACCCCCCTTAGGAAACAAGCAGAAGACACTCAACGGTTATGCCTTCCACACTCTTCAGTTTAAAACTATTAGCCATAAACTCTCTTTTTTGGGGCCAATTATTTTGTCAATAAAAAAGTCTTACTGTAACGTTGAATCCAAATCTTCCATTTTCATCTGGCTTCATCTTGATCAGGACCAGATTGTCGTGAGGAACAACCCCGTTGGGCTGAGGAAAAGAACCAACATGAgttcagacaaacacacaacactcaaACACCATTATTTATGCAGGTTCCTTAAATATATTAACTACGGCCACTGACGCACGTTATATCAAAGTCTAATTTCCACAGCTCAGGAAAACATATTGCTTCAATATGCCTTCGATACTTTACAATGTCACAATGAAACTTAATTAGATGCACAGAAATGCACGAACAGCACAGCTAACCATTTTATTACGCCGTGTGAGGGGAACCACATTACAGGAGCACTGTAGCATGGAGGGGAAGTCAAACTACCCAGTTGTGTGCCAGCCCACTTTTATAACAGGAACTCTTACAATCAGGCCTGACTCAGGGCCAGACACCAGCCTGGGTAAAGGTCAGGGGCCAGCCGGGGTAAGGGCCAGGGGCCAGCCGGGGTAAAGGTCAGGGGCCAGCCTGGGTAAGGGCCAGGGGCCAGCCTGGGTAAGGGCCAGGGGCCACCGAAGTGTGTGCGGTGTGCACATGACGTACCGTTGCCTTGTCTGCTGCCACGGGAACGTCGTACAGCTCGTTGACATGGTTGTCCAGATCCTGTTGAGAGTGGGACAGAATAAGCTGGCTCAGGTTCTTCCTGGACTGTTTTGGGGGCAAGGCGGGGGGTGGCCCGTCCACACCCTCCGGAGACCTGCATGGAAAccgcaaacaaacaaacagacaagtTAATGAAAGAGACTCTGTTTCATTAGTTTGGATATCATCCCCCCCCGGCTTGACCTACTgtatctctcctccacctccacagaaCATAAAGGCCTTTGTGCTAGTGCGGGTCACACTGGGACGTCTTTGTTAACTTCGCTGCTTCCTTCCACTGATGCAAACATGCAGACACCTTCCCGGGTCCCCGCTGCACGGCCCACTGAGCTACGCTACATCTCTACCACGCGCAGACACAGCGGAACTGCTGCGGTGGAGCTCAGGGTGGAGGCAGATTCGGCTACACCTCAGTGGCAGTCGGAGTCCGAGCAGACGCCCATCGCTGGTGCGCCCCCTGGGAGGCCACTTAACCCAAAGCTGCTTCATCTGCTGTCCCGGGAGCTGGACGGAGCGTGTCACTACGGACACGCACTCCCCGTGCTTATAAGAGTGCCAAGATCACTCCCCCTACACGTGTGCTGGAGGTCACGCCACGCCAGAAATAAGCCACGCTTAACAGCCTTATATAACATTATATTGCAATACTGCATGACCCAAGATATGCATACTGGGTTGATTCTTGTTACCGCTGTAAAACTCAATCTAAGCTTTAAAACTGTTCACAGCGTGGGAGAGCTCTATGGTAAGAGGTGTGGCCTTTATCCTTTTGTTTCATCACGACGCTTCACGTAGAGGGCCAGTGTCCTTACACACGCGCAGGCAGCCACACGCCCCCACGGAGGGAGCGTACGTGTGCGCGCCCATCTGCAGGCCCGGCCAGAGGGAGCAGGTGGTTTGGTCGTCCTGAGGAGCAGCGTGAGAGGAATGAGCCTCCTCaggggcaggggggggggggggggggggggggtgagagagtggGCGTGGGGGCTGTGTGCTTTACTTAGCCTGCCCGACCTCTGAGAGCATGCAGGGGAAACGCTCCATTCTATCGATGGAGATTAGACAACAACAGGCAACAGCAGAGCATCTAAACACAACGAAATGAATCCCGTATTTGTGGAAATGGAGGATCTACTGAAGCACTTTGGAAACGGTCTGATGATTATCTGTTAAAAGGGGGTAATGGGATAATGTAAagttttccacagctgaacaTATATTTTCAGATCCAGCAATCCATCTACTCCACAGACAGGGAGGCCGTCACTAAGAAGACAGACGGGCGGCGGTGAAGGTGGATTTATTCCTCTACTCAAAAACAACTGCGCCATGAGAATACCTGCCAATGTCGTTAGGACGGAGTGTGCAGGCCTAGAGACTCTGGAAGAGTAAGAGGGAGCGTGGAGGAGCGTGGTGTGTTTCCCCCCCCAAACCAAAGCAACACGCAGGCTCTCTGCAGGCAGTAAGCGCCTTTTACAGCAGCTGTGGATGGGTGCAGTTTCCATTCGAGACTCTTTAATGATACTGACGGAGGGCGTGAACTGTAATCGCGAGCCACAGACACAACAAAACGGAGGTTTTATTTATGCAATAGTAAAAACAGACAGCACGAGGCGGTGAGGGAGCTCGGCTGACCGCGTGCGCGGAGAGTGCTGGCTCAGGGGTTCTCTTCCCCCCTTTTAAACTCACACTGCAGACCACAAAGGCCAGGGCCGCGGTGGAAGGCAGCAGTCTCCAAACGTTCGTCCATAAAACCCTTTCAGAAGTTCAGTCGGTGCAGTGCACAACCGACCTTCAGACATCTCACAGCTGCGGCCggaagggctgtgtgtgtgtgctggaggatGTTATTTATTGCACTTTTAAATATTTGATCCTTTTAACTGATTACCCTGGGGGTCATTACGTTCTGACCGCCGTTTCAGAGATAACCATATTTAGTGAACTGCGCGCCACGCAACAAGACACGGTTATAGGCGCAGCAGTCGGCGACCGACGCTTCCGTTTGTGCTGGTGACGTCGCCAATTTTTCTCTTCGCTCCGCGGTATCGTCGGGGCTCACCGTGCAACCAGAGAAGGTGCTCTGCACGTGTGAAAACAAAGCGCTGGTGTGGAGCCCCTGTTGGTGGATCTGTAGACGAGCTGGTGTGTGGACGGGACACTCACGGCGTGGAATCCAGGCTGATGCTGTTGGCCTGCGTGGACGAGGCCGACTTGGAGACCTGGTGGTTGGTGAAGGCAGGAAGACTGGGCGAGCCGTGGATGATGCGCTCCGCCAAGTGACCCATGGAAGACGGCCGTGGACGCTGACCCTCTTGCTCAAACAGAGAATTCTTACTGCGggattgcaaaagaaaaatgGTGGCGTTGACCCAATTCACCTTTGACTTACTAAAATCAGACATGCAATGCACGGAGCAAAGGAGAAAACACAGATGGAGATGAAAGGTGAGGAGGAATATTGACTACCATTTTATTTCAACATTACTCAATATTTATGTCTTTCAGCTGTCCTTCCCAAGACTAGTGTCCTCCTCTAGCAGTGTCTCTTCACTACAGATACTGCTGCTCTCTGCTGGTCTACTTCCACCACTCTCCTCATGGTCTGCTCTCCAAGTTCAACTCCGAGCTTATTTTCTAAAGGCTTTCCCGTTACTTAGTGCCGATTCTTAATCCCGCACTCTGTGGCCAACTTCTTTGGTGCATAAGGTACAGTTGATTGGTGTAAGAGTGCAGAGCGCCACCCACTGGTTGGGGGTCCCAGGAGGCGAGCGCGTGGGCAGGCTCTGGGTCTCCAGCCTCTCCTCGGACACGGAGTTCCTGCTCACCGCCTCCCAGTCCGTCACATCCATCAACTTCCTGATCAGTGGTTTGCTGGGAGACCTAAgtggacacaacacacattcaTGATGAAGCAAACGACATCACACAGGAGAACGGTCACCAAACCATCcgacagcaacacacacacacacacacgggacaaAAGGAAGTGGCAGCATTAAAGCTACAAACACTTTTAACCTTACTAGAGTTTTAAGTTATTCTACGTATTTGTATAGCAACGTGTCCTTAACAGTTTGGTCATAAAAAAATAAGACTGGAGATCGTGTACTGTCTTGCAAAAAGCAACTTCCTTTCTTAGCTCTATAAATGGTTTATTGTTAGAAGATCTTACATCAATAGATTAGTATTGGTAAAGTCTGGCATATTTCAAATATGCTTCCATCCAATTACCGTTATTATTAAACACAACAATAATTCCTACAAATCCATAGTGGCCTGTTTGGAGAGACGATAGacctacactacagaaaccacAAATTTCCATGTTAAAACTGTCATTTCAGCAAGGCATCTCACTGTGCTGCCAACACCTTTAACAGCAAATCAGCACAGTTATGTCTGAGTGAGTTGGTGCTTATTTCAACCCAGCGCTGATCAATGGGTTGTTTCTTCACATCAGTGCTGGATGATCGATCAGTTACTTCACACCGGTGCTTTTTTAAACATGGCACGAGTAATGCACCTCGTAGGGTTCATGTGGAAGGTTTGATCAGACACGGTTTGATCAGACACGGTTTGATCAGACATTACCTGGCAAACACCCGGTCTTTGACTCCCCTCTCCTTGCCATACTGCACAGACTGAGCTTCTGTCCTGCCACTGAGAAGGACCACAAACGTTCATCAGATCACGTCTActcaacattttacacacaatcCATTCCCATCATGCACAAGTGATGATTTCCACAACATTGAATAAGGGTGTTTTTCTTCCACCGTGTTCAATAAAGCGGGCTTGACCGGATCAAACTATCCGCGACACCTTCGGATCCCGTTATACCGGCCGGGGAAATTCC encodes:
- the ptpn4a gene encoding tyrosine-protein phosphatase non-receptor type 4: MSARFRLPAGRSYNVRASELARDRQHTEVVCNVVLLDNTVQPFKVNKHDHGQVLLDAVFRHLELTERDYFGLHLADESSDSPRWLDPNKPIRKQLKRGSPHHLNFRVKFFVSDPSKLQEEYTRYQYFLQIKQDILSGRLPCPHNTAALLASYTVQSELGDYREAENAPGYLSEYRFIPNQPQGFEKEVTKYHQQHSGLSPAESEFNYLNRARALDLYGVELHYARDQSNTEILIGVMSAGIGIYKNRVRMNYFPWLKIVKISFKCKQFFIQLRREVNETRETLLGFNMVNYRACKNLWKTCVEHHTFFRLDRPVPPEKNFFAHYFRLGSKFRYRGRTEAQSVQYGKERGVKDRVFARSPSKPLIRKLMDVTDWEAVSRNSVSEERLETQSLPTRSPPGTPNHKNSLFEQEGQRPRPSSMGHLAERIIHGSPSLPAFTNHQVSKSASSTQANSISLDSTPSPEGVDGPPPALPPKQSRKNLSQLILSHSQQDLDNHVNELYDVPVAADKATPNGVVPHDNLVLIKMKPDENGRFGFNVTGGSDQKMPIIVSRVAPGTSADMCVPRLNEGDQVVLINGRDISEHTHDQVVMFIRASCESHSGELILLVRPNAIYEVVEEKLESEPDFQYIPAKSPTDPSQVDQDACTESVQQLKEGLSGGALLAQFDQLYRKRPGMTMSCAKLPQNISKNRYRDISPYDATRVILKGSDDYINANYINMEIPASSIINRYIACQGPLPNTCTDFWEMTWEQGSSMVVMLTTQVERGRVKCHQYWPNPSGTATYGGFQVSCQTEEGNSAFLVREMTLTHTETEESRGLTQIQYLAWPDHGVPDDSTDFLDFVALVRSKRAGKDEPVVVHCSAGIGRTGVLITMETAMCLMECSQPVYPLDIVRTMRDQRAMMIQTPSQFKFVCEAILKVYEERPVKAVNPTPPKPD